A window of the Acidimicrobiales bacterium genome harbors these coding sequences:
- a CDS encoding S8 family serine peptidase translates to MAQEKPDGRPRPSGPWTDRVSFADGAGFAYVPGSVLTTDPEGLTAVARRLWEKDRVRTGRTLGPFTEIAGVRDPLVLAREARLAGIVAQPDHVFFAHCEPCCPPHPAASCGGGAGANPVYATPVYATPVYATPVYATPVYATPVYATDVHASPVYATPVYATTASPARASGVRRSSARPAPEGVDTTSATEAFGVVAEGPPRVIVLDTGFAGTDAPGALSTTTVRPASAADVDAPDEDGNGFLDPASGHGTFIAGLVQQVAPGTEVVVHRVLSTMGDGAESNIVQCLADLEVPDPQRTIVSLSFGGFALEQAFALEWAVRRLQAMGVVVVASAGNDGSCRPTFPAAFPGVVSVGAVGPYGPAPFSNYGPWVRACAPGVDLLSTFFDGYDGKEPPGDRGVDTDKFDGWALWSGTSFSAPVVAGALARTIAAEKCTAADAVKRVVDEPALMRIPNLGTVVNVI, encoded by the coding sequence ATGGCACAGGAAAAGCCGGACGGGCGGCCGCGCCCCAGCGGCCCGTGGACCGACCGCGTCTCGTTCGCCGACGGGGCCGGGTTCGCCTACGTCCCGGGGTCCGTCCTGACCACCGACCCCGAAGGGCTGACCGCCGTCGCCCGCCGGCTGTGGGAGAAGGACCGGGTCCGCACGGGTCGGACGCTGGGGCCGTTCACCGAGATCGCCGGGGTGCGCGACCCCCTCGTCCTGGCCCGCGAGGCGCGGCTGGCCGGCATCGTGGCCCAGCCCGACCACGTGTTCTTCGCCCACTGCGAGCCGTGCTGCCCGCCCCACCCCGCCGCCTCCTGCGGAGGCGGTGCCGGGGCGAACCCGGTCTACGCCACGCCGGTGTACGCCACGCCGGTCTACGCCACACCCGTCTACGCCACGCCGGTGTACGCCACGCCGGTGTACGCCACCGACGTCCACGCCAGCCCCGTCTACGCCACGCCCGTGTACGCCACGACGGCGTCGCCCGCCCGGGCGTCGGGCGTGCGCCGGAGCAGCGCCCGCCCCGCGCCCGAAGGCGTCGACACCACATCGGCCACGGAGGCGTTCGGCGTGGTGGCGGAGGGGCCTCCGCGGGTCATCGTCCTCGACACCGGGTTCGCCGGCACCGACGCCCCCGGCGCGCTGTCGACGACGACCGTCCGCCCCGCGTCGGCCGCCGACGTCGACGCCCCCGACGAGGACGGCAACGGGTTCCTCGACCCGGCCTCGGGCCACGGCACCTTCATCGCCGGCCTCGTCCAGCAGGTGGCGCCGGGAACGGAGGTCGTCGTGCACCGCGTCCTTTCCACCATGGGCGACGGCGCCGAGTCGAACATCGTCCAGTGCCTGGCCGACCTCGAGGTGCCCGACCCGCAGCGGACGATCGTGAGCCTCTCCTTCGGCGGCTTCGCCCTCGAGCAGGCGTTCGCCCTGGAGTGGGCCGTCCGCCGACTCCAGGCCATGGGCGTCGTGGTGGTGGCTTCGGCCGGCAACGACGGGTCGTGCCGGCCCACGTTCCCGGCCGCCTTCCCCGGCGTCGTCTCGGTGGGGGCGGTGGGCCCGTACGGGCCGGCGCCGTTCTCCAACTACGGCCCATGGGTCCGGGCGTGCGCGCCGGGCGTCGACCTGCTCAGCACGTTCTTCGACGGGTACGACGGCAAGGAGCCGCCGGGCGACCGGGGCGTGGACACCGACAAGTTCGACGGCTGGGCGCTGTGGAGCGGCACGTCGTTCTCGGCGCCGGTGGTGGCCGGTGCGCTGGCCCGCACCATCGCCGCCGAGAAGTGCACGGCCGCCGACGCCGTCAAGCGGGTGGTCGACGAGCCCGCCCTCATGCGGATCCCGAACCTGGGGACGGTCGTCAACGTGATCTGA
- a CDS encoding glucose-6-phosphate dehydrogenase yields MTPALLLILGATGDLAGRYLMPALGELVEGGRFPAGTDIVGVARDHWDDTRFKTHVSARLERHAPHLDAGARRRLVERLRFVAGDVADPATLRAAAGDRRGPVVAYLALPPAVFADAITALAAAGLASGSRIVVEKPFGVDLETARDLNALLHRHFAEPDVFRIDHFLGKQTVQNVLGLRFANRLFEPLWCATHIERVDIVWDETLAMEGRAGYYDHTGALRDMVQNHLLQILCLVAMERPAGLGERHFRDAKVDLLSAVRRPTVDDITRDTVRARYTAGAVAGRPVPDYRDEPGVDPARNTESFAEVTLFVGNDRWHGVPFHLRTGKALARDRRAVRVTFRPVERLPFGQADDPGPNVLTLAMDPDRVAADIALNGAGDPFCLDAARWELALADQELSAYARILLDVVDGDASLAIRGDEAEHCWHIIEPIVAAWDAGAVPLLGYTAGSDGPGPS; encoded by the coding sequence GTGACCCCCGCCCTTCTCCTGATCCTCGGCGCCACCGGCGACCTTGCCGGCCGCTACCTCATGCCCGCCCTCGGCGAGCTCGTGGAAGGCGGCCGCTTCCCTGCTGGTACCGACATCGTCGGCGTGGCCCGCGACCACTGGGACGACACCCGCTTCAAGACCCACGTGTCGGCCCGCCTCGAACGCCACGCCCCGCACCTCGACGCCGGCGCACGCCGCCGCCTCGTCGAGCGTCTGCGGTTCGTCGCCGGCGACGTCGCCGATCCCGCCACCCTGCGGGCTGCTGCTGGAGACCGGCGCGGCCCCGTGGTGGCCTATCTGGCCCTGCCGCCCGCGGTGTTCGCGGATGCCATCACCGCCCTCGCCGCCGCGGGCCTCGCGTCCGGCAGCCGGATCGTGGTGGAGAAGCCCTTCGGTGTCGACCTCGAGACCGCCCGCGACCTCAACGCGCTGCTGCACCGCCACTTCGCCGAACCCGATGTGTTCCGGATCGACCACTTCCTCGGCAAACAGACCGTCCAGAACGTCCTCGGGTTGCGCTTCGCCAACCGGCTGTTCGAGCCGCTGTGGTGCGCGACCCATATCGAACGTGTGGACATCGTGTGGGACGAAACCCTGGCGATGGAGGGCCGCGCCGGCTACTACGACCACACTGGCGCGCTACGCGACATGGTGCAGAACCACCTGCTGCAGATCCTGTGCCTCGTGGCCATGGAGCGCCCGGCCGGCCTCGGCGAGCGCCACTTCCGTGACGCCAAGGTCGACCTCTTGAGCGCCGTCAGGCGCCCGACCGTCGACGACATCACCCGTGACACCGTCCGCGCCCGGTACACAGCCGGGGCGGTCGCTGGCCGACCGGTGCCGGACTACAGGGACGAACCCGGTGTGGACCCGGCACGCAACACCGAGTCGTTCGCCGAGGTGACCCTGTTCGTCGGCAACGACCGTTGGCACGGCGTGCCGTTCCACCTCCGCACCGGCAAGGCACTGGCCCGGGACCGCCGCGCGGTCCGCGTCACGTTCCGACCGGTGGAGCGACTTCCTTTCGGCCAGGCCGACGACCCGGGGCCGAACGTCCTGACGCTGGCCATGGACCCCGACCGCGTCGCCGCCGACATCGCGCTCAACGGCGCCGGCGACCCCTTCTGCCTCGATGCCGCCCGCTGGGAGCTCGCGCTCGCTGACCAGGAGCTGTCTGCGTACGCCCGGATCCTGCTCGACGTCGTCGACGGCGACGCCTCGCTGGCGATCCGCGGCGACGAGGCCGAGCACTGCTGGCACATCATCGAGCCCATCGTCGCCGCCTGGGACGCCGGCGCGGTCCCCCTCCTCGGCTACACCGCCGGCAGCGACGGTCCGGGCCCTTCGTGA
- a CDS encoding glycoside hydrolase family 15 protein: MTASYSSSGFSPLVPVDGYLPIEDFGLIGDGSTAALVGRDGTVAWLCVPRFDDDPLFCSILDARHGGGFRLAADGAVDARQRYEPDSGVLVTELRSPTGLVRITDCLALRTGADLSEDVAPGRGELLRSVVVLDGAVRLRVAFEPRGGATCERRADGLRVRALRRPDLDLQLVASVALDGLRSAVDLRAGDRADFLLRWGGGAHRHRTPTMAALGQSTLDGWRRWLRNLRYDGPQPALVRRSAVTLKMLDYVPTGGLVAAPTSSLPEAIGGVRNWDYRFAWVRDAAFAVYALRRVGLEAEAWAFLGWVLDSIDRDGEARVLYTLDGRQPPPERHDEELEGYRRSAPVRWGNAAADQRQHDAYGEVLDCAWQWRSAGGSLDGIWPRLAALVEEAAVRWDQPDHGIWEVRTPGRVFTYSAAMCQVALDRGARIAEALGRPGDAARWHAQADRVGRAVLEQAWDGSLGALTEHLGGGGIDASLLALPLRRVVDPRHPRMTATVDAISDRLGAGGGLLYRYLPGESPDGLPGEEGAFVLCSFWLVDNLAYQGRLQEAHDLFDGLCGRAGPLGLLPEEIDPTSGGYLGNYPQAFSHVGLISSGMNLARLGARP; encoded by the coding sequence ATGACAGCGTCGTACTCGTCGAGCGGCTTCTCGCCGCTGGTCCCAGTGGACGGCTACTTGCCGATCGAGGACTTCGGGCTCATCGGCGACGGCTCCACCGCCGCGCTGGTCGGCCGTGACGGCACGGTGGCGTGGCTGTGCGTTCCTCGCTTCGACGACGACCCGCTGTTCTGCTCGATCCTCGACGCCCGCCACGGCGGCGGTTTCCGGCTGGCGGCCGACGGGGCCGTCGATGCCCGGCAGCGGTACGAGCCCGACAGCGGCGTGCTCGTGACCGAACTCCGTTCGCCGACCGGACTGGTGCGCATCACCGATTGCCTGGCGCTTCGTACTGGTGCCGACCTGAGCGAGGACGTCGCGCCCGGGAGGGGAGAGCTGCTCCGGTCCGTCGTGGTGCTCGACGGCGCCGTGCGCCTCAGGGTCGCCTTCGAGCCCCGCGGTGGGGCCACGTGCGAGCGACGGGCCGACGGTCTGCGGGTCAGGGCGTTGCGGCGACCCGACCTGGACCTGCAGCTTGTGGCGTCCGTGGCGCTCGACGGGCTGCGAAGCGCCGTTGACCTCCGGGCCGGGGACCGCGCCGACTTCCTGCTGCGCTGGGGCGGTGGTGCCCACCGGCACCGCACCCCGACCATGGCGGCGCTCGGGCAGTCCACGCTCGACGGGTGGCGCCGCTGGCTCCGCAACCTTCGCTACGACGGGCCGCAGCCAGCGCTCGTGCGACGCTCGGCGGTCACGCTGAAGATGCTCGACTACGTGCCGACCGGCGGGCTCGTCGCCGCGCCGACGTCGTCGCTGCCGGAGGCGATCGGCGGGGTGCGCAACTGGGACTACCGGTTCGCCTGGGTCCGCGACGCGGCGTTCGCGGTCTACGCGCTGCGGCGGGTGGGCCTGGAGGCGGAGGCGTGGGCCTTTCTCGGCTGGGTGCTCGACTCGATCGACCGGGACGGCGAGGCGCGGGTGCTCTATACCCTCGATGGCCGGCAGCCGCCACCGGAGCGCCACGACGAGGAGTTGGAGGGCTACCGCCGGTCGGCACCGGTCCGGTGGGGCAACGCGGCCGCCGATCAGCGCCAGCACGACGCGTACGGCGAGGTTCTCGACTGCGCGTGGCAGTGGCGGTCGGCCGGGGGGTCCCTCGACGGCATCTGGCCGCGGCTCGCCGCGCTCGTCGAGGAAGCCGCCGTCCGCTGGGATCAGCCCGACCACGGGATCTGGGAGGTCCGCACGCCTGGGCGGGTGTTCACCTACTCGGCGGCGATGTGCCAAGTGGCCCTCGACCGCGGTGCTCGCATCGCCGAGGCGCTGGGCCGACCCGGCGACGCCGCCCGCTGGCACGCCCAAGCGGACCGTGTCGGCCGGGCCGTCCTCGAGCAAGCGTGGGACGGCTCCCTCGGCGCGCTGACCGAGCATCTGGGCGGGGGCGGCATCGACGCCAGCCTGCTCGCCCTCCCGCTGCGGCGGGTCGTCGATCCGCGCCACCCGCGGATGACCGCCACCGTCGACGCCATCTCCGACCGGCTCGGGGCCGGCGGCGGCCTCCTGTACCGCTACCTCCCCGGCGAGTCCCCCGACGGGCTGCCGGGCGAGGAGGGGGCGTTCGTGCTGTGCAGCTTCTGGCTGGTCGACAATCTCGCCTACCAGGGCCGCCTGCAGGAGGCGCACGACCTGTTCGACGGCCTCTGCGGCCGAGCGGGACCGCTGGGCCTGCTCCCCGAGGAGATCGACCCCACCTCGGGGGGCTACCTCGGCAACTACCCCCAGGCATTCAGCCATGTCGGGCTCATCTCCTCGGGCATGAACCTGGCCCGGCTGGGCGCCCGGCCGTGA
- a CDS encoding MFS transporter — MVGWVPFRRLAQAQAAHAAGDALVAVALADTLFFAVPLGEARDRVGLYLALTMAPFAVLSPVVGPVIDRWRGAYRGAILLAAAGRALLAVLLSSRTERLTLYPLAFGLLVLSRVHGVSRSALVPESLPPERSLMWGNAWLAVVSVVGGVAGALPAVGLNAWLGHDATLWFAGAVFAAGAVAAFRLPRGTQEARQREAPGEWRKLLSARLLAGGIAMAGSRAAVGYLTFLLAFLLRAAGESGRGFAVVVAAAGIGGFAGSVVAPLLRAVLRESALLLVTLAGMTAAALWAAGDFDVTRAAVLAGAAGLGSGAGRLAFDSLLQHDAPEAVRGRTFARYETIFQLWWVAGATVATFVPLGAAAGMRVLAGVYAVTAVLSVRGLARRDPDTGGRCAS; from the coding sequence GTGGTCGGCTGGGTGCCCTTCCGCCGCCTCGCCCAGGCGCAGGCGGCGCACGCCGCCGGCGACGCGCTGGTGGCCGTGGCGCTCGCCGACACGCTGTTCTTCGCGGTCCCGCTGGGCGAGGCCAGGGACCGGGTCGGGCTCTACCTGGCGCTGACGATGGCCCCCTTCGCGGTGCTGTCGCCGGTCGTGGGGCCGGTCATCGACCGGTGGCGAGGCGCGTACCGCGGCGCGATCCTGCTGGCCGCGGCAGGACGGGCGCTGCTGGCGGTGCTGCTGTCGAGCAGAACCGAGCGCCTCACGCTGTACCCGCTCGCGTTCGGTCTGTTGGTGCTTTCCCGCGTTCACGGCGTGAGCCGCAGCGCGCTGGTCCCCGAGTCGCTGCCGCCCGAGCGGAGCCTGATGTGGGGCAACGCGTGGCTGGCGGTCGTGTCGGTCGTCGGCGGGGTGGCCGGGGCGCTGCCGGCGGTCGGCCTCAACGCGTGGCTGGGTCACGACGCGACCCTGTGGTTTGCAGGTGCGGTGTTCGCGGCCGGGGCCGTTGCGGCGTTCCGGCTCCCGCGCGGCACGCAAGAGGCGCGGCAGCGGGAGGCTCCCGGCGAGTGGCGGAAGCTGCTGTCGGCCCGGCTACTGGCCGGCGGCATCGCGATGGCCGGCTCGCGCGCGGCGGTCGGCTACCTCACCTTCTTGTTGGCGTTCCTCCTGCGAGCGGCAGGCGAGAGTGGTCGGGGGTTCGCGGTCGTGGTCGCCGCCGCCGGGATCGGCGGGTTCGCCGGGTCGGTCGTGGCCCCCCTCTTGCGCGCCGTGCTGCGGGAGTCTGCCCTGCTACTGGTGACGCTGGCCGGGATGACAGCCGCAGCGCTGTGGGCCGCCGGCGACTTCGACGTCACCCGGGCCGCGGTCCTCGCCGGTGCCGCCGGCCTCGGTTCCGGTGCCGGGCGGCTCGCCTTCGACAGCCTGCTCCAGCACGATGCACCCGAGGCGGTGCGGGGCCGCACGTTCGCGCGCTACGAGACGATCTTCCAGCTCTGGTGGGTCGCGGGCGCAACCGTCGCGACCTTCGTCCCGCTCGGCGCAGCCGCCGGGATGCGGGTGCTGGCCGGGGTTTACGCCGTGACCGCAGTCCTGTCGGTGCGCGGCCTCGCTCGCCGCGACCCCGACACGGGCGGCCGCTGCGCCTCGTAG
- a CDS encoding SAM-dependent methyltransferase, protein MALYDPDGGFFAGGGRGAGRRGDFLTSPEVGPLFAAVVARALDGWWHALGRPDPFVVVEAGAGAGTLAAGVVGAAGACREALRYVLVERSETLRARQAARLRLESPATVLGPLAADEDDDGGPREAVRGEGPLATALAGLPAGPVTGVVLANELLDNLPFRLLERGADGWQEVRVGTAAGGDGFAEVLVPAAAELAAEADRLAPGAADGARVPLQHGARAWLRGALALLARGRVVVVDYADTTPSLAARPWPEWLRTYRSHGPGGHPLDRPGTQDVTCEVAVDQLARVRAPVADRSQAEFLAASGIDELVAAARAEWWAGAAAATLAALAARSRVAEAAALVDPGGLGAFRVLEWSVGADAGG, encoded by the coding sequence GTGGCGCTCTACGACCCCGACGGCGGGTTCTTCGCCGGCGGTGGTAGGGGCGCCGGGCGGCGCGGGGACTTCCTCACCAGCCCCGAGGTGGGGCCCCTGTTCGCCGCCGTCGTGGCCCGGGCCCTGGACGGGTGGTGGCACGCGCTGGGCCGGCCCGACCCCTTCGTGGTGGTGGAGGCGGGGGCGGGCGCCGGCACGCTGGCCGCCGGCGTGGTCGGCGCCGCCGGGGCGTGCCGGGAGGCACTGCGCTACGTGCTGGTGGAGCGGTCGGAGACGCTGCGGGCTCGGCAGGCCGCGCGCCTGAGACTGGAGTCCCCGGCCACCGTCCTCGGTCCCCTGGCGGCCGACGAGGACGACGACGGGGGCCCACGGGAGGCGGTGCGGGGCGAAGGGCCGCTGGCCACCGCCCTGGCCGGGCTGCCGGCGGGGCCGGTCACCGGCGTCGTCCTCGCCAACGAGCTGCTCGACAACCTGCCCTTCCGGTTGCTCGAACGGGGCGCCGACGGGTGGCAGGAGGTGCGGGTGGGGACCGCCGCCGGCGGCGACGGGTTCGCCGAGGTGCTCGTGCCGGCGGCCGCCGAGCTCGCCGCCGAGGCCGACCGCCTGGCACCCGGTGCCGCCGACGGGGCCCGGGTGCCCCTCCAGCACGGCGCCCGCGCTTGGCTGCGGGGCGCCCTCGCCCTGCTGGCCCGGGGGCGGGTGGTGGTGGTCGACTACGCCGACACCACGCCGTCGCTCGCCGCCCGGCCGTGGCCCGAGTGGCTGCGGACCTACCGCTCCCACGGGCCGGGCGGCCATCCGCTGGACCGCCCCGGCACCCAGGACGTCACCTGCGAGGTGGCGGTCGACCAACTGGCGCGGGTGCGGGCACCGGTCGCCGACCGCTCCCAGGCCGAGTTCCTGGCCGCCTCGGGGATCGACGAGCTGGTGGCCGCCGCCCGGGCCGAGTGGTGGGCCGGCGCGGCGGCGGCGACGCTGGCCGCGCTGGCGGCCCGCAGCCGGGTGGCGGAGGCGGCCGCCCTGGTCGACCCGGGCGGCCTGGGCGCCTTCCGCGTCCTGGAGTGGTCGGTCGGAGCGGACGCCGGGGGATGA
- a CDS encoding NADH-quinone oxidoreductase subunit N: MLSLLLAQADTFKTPHLDYAALSPELVLTGVLVAVLLLDLVVDETRKYLVTQLAGVGVLVTIVPVIALAVNGDDRSMFAGAYVVDDFALLFKGLFLATGYVVLLMSTRYIEEGDYYEGEYSFLLLASLLGMVVMSSSRDLISIFVALELLSIPAYMLAGWRKRDLRSNEAALKYYLLGVLASAVMLYGMSLVFGASGSTLLTTIGEAVSGSVGEEPLITMGIFLIVVGFAFKVSAVPFHFWAPDTYEGAPTPVTAFLSVASKTGGFVALMQLVYVGFYGRADVWGPLFWVLAALTMTVGNLVALRQTNIVRMLAYSSVAQAGYILVPFAVAAENPDAVGTAQTATMVYLVIYAAMNLGAFAIVMAVARKTRSGEISSYGGLFNYAPGLTVLMTIFVFSLAGIPPLGGWFAKLAIFQSALDAGTSNAVLLAVVAGVNSVIALFYYASIAREMWMRPVPDEDRTPITVPAPLAAALGLTAVAVVAVGVYPQAVARLGDLAQLATG, encoded by the coding sequence ATGCTCTCGCTCCTCCTCGCCCAGGCGGACACGTTCAAGACGCCGCACCTCGACTACGCCGCACTCTCCCCCGAGCTGGTGCTCACGGGCGTGCTGGTGGCCGTCCTGCTGCTCGACCTCGTCGTCGACGAGACGAGGAAGTACCTCGTCACCCAGCTGGCCGGTGTCGGCGTCCTGGTGACCATCGTCCCCGTCATCGCCCTCGCCGTGAACGGCGACGACCGCTCGATGTTCGCCGGCGCCTACGTGGTGGACGACTTCGCCCTGCTCTTCAAGGGCCTGTTCCTGGCCACGGGCTACGTGGTGCTGCTCATGTCCACCCGGTACATCGAGGAGGGCGACTACTACGAGGGCGAGTACTCGTTCCTCCTGCTCGCCTCGCTCCTGGGCATGGTGGTGATGTCGTCGTCGCGCGATCTCATCTCGATCTTCGTGGCCCTCGAGCTCCTCTCGATCCCGGCCTACATGCTGGCCGGCTGGCGCAAGCGCGACCTCCGCAGCAACGAGGCGGCCCTCAAGTACTACCTTCTCGGCGTCCTGGCCTCGGCGGTGATGCTCTACGGCATGTCGCTGGTGTTCGGCGCCAGCGGCTCGACCCTGCTGACCACCATCGGCGAGGCGGTGTCGGGATCGGTGGGGGAGGAGCCCCTGATCACGATGGGCATCTTCCTCATCGTCGTCGGGTTCGCCTTCAAGGTGTCCGCCGTCCCCTTCCACTTCTGGGCGCCCGACACCTACGAGGGCGCGCCCACCCCCGTCACCGCCTTCCTTTCGGTGGCGTCCAAGACGGGCGGCTTCGTCGCCCTCATGCAGCTGGTCTACGTCGGGTTCTACGGGCGCGCCGACGTCTGGGGGCCGCTGTTCTGGGTGCTGGCCGCGCTCACCATGACCGTGGGGAACCTGGTGGCCCTGCGCCAGACGAACATCGTCCGCATGCTCGCCTACTCGTCGGTGGCCCAGGCCGGGTACATCCTCGTCCCGTTCGCCGTCGCCGCCGAGAACCCCGACGCGGTGGGCACGGCCCAGACGGCGACCATGGTCTACCTCGTCATCTACGCGGCCATGAACCTGGGGGCGTTCGCCATCGTCATGGCCGTGGCCCGCAAGACCCGCTCGGGCGAGATCTCGTCGTACGGGGGGCTGTTCAACTACGCACCCGGGCTGACCGTCCTCATGACGATCTTCGTGTTCTCGCTGGCCGGCATCCCGCCCCTGGGGGGCTGGTTCGCCAAGCTGGCCATCTTCCAGTCCGCGCTCGACGCCGGCACCTCCAACGCCGTGCTCCTGGCGGTGGTGGCGGGCGTCAACTCCGTGATCGCGCTCTTCTACTACGCGTCGATCGCCCGGGAGATGTGGATGCGGCCGGTGCCCGACGAGGACCGCACGCCCATCACCGTGCCGGCGCCGCTGGCCGCCGCCCTCGGGCTCACCGCCGTCGCGGTGGTCGCCGTCGGCGTGTACCCGCAGGCCGTCGCCCGCCTCGGCGACCTGGCCCAGCTGGCCACGGGGTAG
- a CDS encoding NADH-quinone oxidoreductase subunit M, whose product MDWLDTWGLSAAVFVPAVGVVLVGLIPKDNEQLIKVVTLATTLVTAAFGVALLANFDYGSTNALQFEVDKPWIDAINSRYHMGIDGISLPLLALSMLISVLCVVYSWDHFPEPHNPKAFLMLLLVLEVGMNGTFVSQDLILFFVFFELVLLPMYFMIGVWGGPNRQYASIKFFLFTLFGSALMILGFLALFFKAGNTFDIPELIANASAIDHETQLWIFGGLFMGFAIKVPMFPFHTWLPDAHTEAPTVGSVILAAVLLKLGTYGFVRIALPILPEAAVSWAPWIGGLAVVGIIYGALGCLAQRDMKRLIAFSSVAHMGYVMLGIATLTDFGVNAAVFGMVAHGLITGMLFFCAGSIQERFHTRELARLGGLLIQAPKLGWILGFCAMASLGLPGLAGFWGEFPAILSAYQPAPGLSEELFRVYMVIAAIGTVFAAGYLLWMYQRTAFGRPKEEFEKADIHDVHAPEWIAWAPLLVLIVALGVYPRILFGMTDEAVQTVTAAFASLGG is encoded by the coding sequence TTGGACTGGTTGGACACGTGGGGCCTCTCGGCGGCGGTGTTCGTGCCCGCCGTGGGCGTGGTGCTGGTCGGGCTCATCCCGAAGGACAACGAGCAGCTCATCAAGGTGGTGACGCTGGCCACCACCCTCGTCACGGCGGCGTTCGGCGTGGCCCTGCTGGCGAACTTCGACTACGGGTCGACCAACGCCCTCCAGTTCGAGGTCGACAAGCCGTGGATCGACGCCATCAACAGCCGCTATCACATGGGCATCGACGGCATCTCGCTCCCGCTGCTGGCCCTGTCGATGCTCATCAGCGTCCTGTGCGTCGTCTACTCGTGGGACCACTTCCCCGAGCCGCACAACCCCAAGGCGTTCCTGATGCTCCTCCTCGTCCTCGAGGTGGGCATGAACGGCACCTTCGTCTCCCAGGACCTCATCTTGTTCTTCGTCTTCTTCGAGCTGGTCCTGCTCCCGATGTACTTCATGATCGGGGTGTGGGGAGGGCCCAACCGCCAGTACGCGTCGATCAAGTTCTTCCTGTTCACCCTCTTCGGGTCGGCCCTGATGATCCTCGGGTTCCTGGCCCTGTTCTTCAAGGCCGGCAACACCTTCGACATCCCCGAGCTGATCGCCAACGCCAGCGCCATCGACCACGAGACCCAGCTGTGGATCTTCGGCGGGCTGTTCATGGGCTTCGCCATCAAGGTCCCGATGTTCCCGTTCCACACCTGGCTCCCCGACGCCCACACCGAGGCGCCCACGGTGGGCTCGGTCATCCTGGCCGCCGTGCTCCTGAAGCTCGGCACCTACGGCTTCGTCCGCATCGCCCTGCCCATCCTCCCCGAGGCGGCCGTGTCGTGGGCGCCCTGGATCGGCGGGCTGGCGGTGGTCGGCATCATCTACGGAGCCCTGGGGTGCCTCGCCCAGCGGGACATGAAGCGCCTCATCGCCTTCTCGTCGGTGGCCCACATGGGCTACGTGATGCTCGGCATCGCCACCCTCACCGACTTCGGCGTGAACGCGGCGGTGTTCGGGATGGTCGCCCACGGGCTGATCACCGGCATGCTCTTCTTCTGCGCCGGGTCCATCCAGGAGCGCTTCCACACCCGGGAGCTGGCCCGCCTCGGCGGGCTGCTGATCCAGGCGCCCAAGCTGGGCTGGATCCTCGGGTTCTGCGCCATGGCCTCGCTCGGCCTGCCCGGCCTGGCCGGGTTCTGGGGCGAGTTCCCCGCCATCCTCTCCGCCTACCAGCCGGCGCCCGGCCTGTCCGAGGAGCTGTTCCGGGTGTACATGGTGATCGCCGCCATCGGGACCGTCTTCGCCGCCGGCTACCTGCTGTGGATGTACCAGCGGACCGCCTTCGGCCGGCCGAAGGAGGAGTTCGAGAAGGCCGACATCCACGACGTGCACGCCCCCGAGTGGATCGCGTGGGCGCCGCTGCTGGTGCTGATCGTGGCGCTCGGCGTCTACCCCCGCATCCTGTTCGGGATGACCGACGAGGCGGTGCAGACGGTGACCGCCGCCTTCGCCTCGCTGGGCGGGTAG